The Aethina tumida isolate Nest 87 chromosome 6, icAetTumi1.1, whole genome shotgun sequence nucleotide sequence AAGACAGTGCCGACAACGTGGTCTCGGTGTTCATCAATCGTTTAATCGATCCGGATCCGAACAATCCGTTTCCCTGGGCGGATTGCGTGCGCATTTCGCTGTTGCAGTTCTCCTGTTTGTTGGTCGAACAGGCGAGTCCGCACATCCACGACCACGACGCCAACAACAAGACGCAAGGCTTCAAGAAACTGAGGAGGCTCATGACTTTCGCTTGGCCTTGCTTGATGGGCGAGAACTGCGTCGATCCCGCCACCAGGTACCACGGCCACTTGTTGCTGTCCCATATAATCAACAAGTTTgccatacataaaaaaatcatacttCAAGGTAGGTTCAAATTCGATATTCGAATTGTATAGCTATAGCTGTAACTGTGCTTGGCACTGGTGcaaaatttgatgtaaatTTCAGTGTTCCACGGATTGTTGAAAGCACACGCCGTCGAAGCGAGGAACGTTGTGCGCCAAGCCCTGGAAATTCTGACTCCGTCGATGCCTTTAAGAATGGACGAAGAAATGTTAACGCACTGGACTAAAAAGATTATTGTGGACGAGGGACATTCGATGCAACAACTGTTCCATATCCTACAACTAGTCGTTAAACACTACAAAGTCTATTACACAGTTAGACACGACTTAGTCCAGCACATGGTCAATTCCATACAAAGACTAGGATTTAGTCCGACGGCCACTTTGGAGCACAGAAAGCTGGCCGTCGAACTAGCCGAGGTCATAATCAAATGGGAATTGTATGGAATCAAAGAAGAATCCGAAATTACAGAGGTACAATCAACGTTTATCAATCACCAATTATTTATCGTTCATTGTTTAATTGCAGGCCACAGAGACGGTGGTCACACCGATGAAACGTCCAGCAAGCGAAGAAGGTGGCGGCCCGGAGGTGAAACGCAGAATGTCCGCCCAACCCGGAACGTCCGCAGCGCCAGCGACAGTAAAAGTCGAACCTGGAACCGAAAACAGCATAGAAAAAGCGCACATCGAAACTGTGCTGAACTTTTTGCTCAGGTTGGCGTGTCAAGTTAACGACGCCACCCCACCCAATCCCCAAAACCAAGGGACGTCAAGTCCCGGTGAATTGTTGAGCAGAAGATGcgtgattttattaaagacaGCGCTGAAACCGGAACTTTGGTCCAGGCCGGTCGATTTGAAGCTGGCGTTCTTCGATAAGATACTGTTAACCGTTGAAACACCTAATCCGAATGTGGCCAACATTTGCACAGCCTTGGAGGTCCTTACATATCTTTTAACTGTGCTAAAGAAGGAACAGATCCTCGccagttttaaaatgttacaacgTGGAATAAGTACATGATTCAAAACTTGTTCGTTTCGTATTTTATATTGGTGTTGTTTCAGGTGCTTGCATCCAAActcaaattagtaaaataatcaaattagtcCACAATTTGTTAACAAAACTGATGTCGATGTTCCCGATGGAAAGAACGGCCACCAATGCATCGAGCAAATACGATGAATTGGATGGACTTTACTTGAACGTTGGGAAAGTGATCAGCGAAGGTTTGAGCAAATTCGAGAAAATGGACAATCCTTCAAATTTCTTCAGCACCGTGATGATTTTGAAGGCTGCCTGCATCAACAATCATTCTTATATTGATTTGTTGATCACTCCGTTTATGGCATCTCTTCAACGTTTGGCCAAGGAACATTTGCAACCTTCCACCAACGAAAGCGGCgcacgtaataatttaattttcttgctcggacgtatttaaaatataaaatataattaatttttcagttattagCGAACTGCTGATACTTTGTTTGGATTTGGTTAAAACTAGAGTTGTTGTTATGGGTGGAGAAATGAGGAAAAACTTTATTGGTACAATTTTAGTTGGACTGATTGAAAAATCTCCAGACAATAAAGTTATGAAAGCTATAACAAAAGTATGCAACTAAATTTTACTgctttttatatgatttaatgtattttgtgTCGGTTTTAGATGTTGGAAGAGTGGATGAAGTGCAGAAACATTGTAACAATCAACCAGGCACCAAGCTTGAGAGAAAAGTCGATCCTACTGGTGAAACTGATGCAGTACGTTGAAAAACGGTTCCCAGACGATCAAGAATTGAACGCCCAATTTTTGGAACTTATTAACTACGTTTACACGTAAATAAACCAATTAACttaccaaaaataattgttctaaattatttgtttgttgtagCGATCGacagtttaaaaatacagaaCTGACGTCGAAACTGGAAGCTGCGTTTTTGGCAGGATTACGATGCAACCAACCAGCAATCCGTGCCAAGTTCTTCCGCGTCTTCGACGACAGTATGAGACGCCGCCTTCACGATCGTCTCTTGTATATAGTGTGTAGTCAAAATTGGGAGGCAATCGGGTCGCATTATTGGATCAAACAGTGCATAGAATTGTTATTGGTCACGGCCATCGGCCACACTCCGATTAAGATGAGTCACGAAAGCAGTATTTTACCGTCGGTCACGTCCGTCGTTGTGCACGGCGACAAACAGAAAAAAGAGGAATTCCAGACGTACACGCAGCAAGAGTCGTGGTGGAATCTGTTGGAAACGGTGGAGGTAAAGGAGGAGGTCGTCGACATGGATCTGAGTGTGTCACAGACGGAAGCTGGCAGTCAGGAAGAGAAGACGCCGGCCTCAAGAGCCGAAACAATCacgaaaatgattaataagcATTACGAGTTCATCGAGGTGTCCAGAAACGTTTCCACCAATCAGTTCTTGGTTGCGGCCTCGCAACTTTGCCACATGGACACGAATCTTGCGGAACAAGTGTGGTTGGCACTGTTCCCCAGGTTGTGGGCTATTTTAGAAGAGGAACAAAGAAGTTTCTTGACTGGTGAAATACTACCGTTTTTAACGTCGGGATCGCACATAGTGCAAAAGGATTGTCACCCTAGTGCCATCAACACTTTCGTCGAGGCCCTGTGCAGATGTAATCCTCCCGTTCAATTAGCACCGtacgtatttatttgttaactcTATTCTCTATACAACTGAAGAGTTAATAATCTATGTTTTTTTGTAGACCTGTCATGAAGTATATAGGAAAATCCCATAACTTGTGGCACAGAATGGCTTTGGGTCTGGAACAGATGGCCTACGACAACGGATCTAACGTCAAACCCTCGAATCCAGCCTCCTGTTACGACTTCGAATCGGATCAATCCAAAAACGAGTTGGTTCATTCTTTGGCCGAATTGTATTCGTTGTTGTGCGAGGAGGACATGTGGGCGGGTGTTTGGCAAAAACACGCCTACTACAAAGAAACCGGCATTGCAGTCGCGTACGAACAACACGGGTTCTTCGAGCAGGCTCAGGCAGCGTACGAGGCGGCCATGAACAAATACAAGCAGGACACAAACGCCGGCCCGGTTCCAGCCCACACCCAACGCGAAGTTTTGCTCTGGAATCAACAGTGGATACGGTACGTCATTGTACTTAATAATCAGCTAATCGTAGTTATTTTCATCGATTGTTTGGATTTCAGTTGTGCGAAAGAGTTGAACCAATGGGAGATAATCGTGGAATACGCTAAGAATCCTCTGTTTTACGATGCGTTGCTGTTATTGGACAGTGCCTGGAGGACGACAATGCCCAACTGGGATTTGATGAAGGAGGCGTTGTCCTGCGTCGAGTATTCGTGTCCGAAAGAATTGGGTTGGAAGGTTACGATGTACGGCGGCTTCCTGTTGATTTGTCAACCGGATGAAACTAAACCATTGAAATTCGTCGAGCGTTACGTCGAGACGGCAAGCGCCCTGTGTTTGAACGAATGGCGGCGTTTGCCCACAATAGTGAGTCACATACATTTGCCGTACTTACAGGCGGCGCAGCAAATCATGGAGCTGCACGAGGCGTTCCAAATTCACAAGGGACTGAcgcaaagacatcaaacctcCGTGCACGACATGAAAGCCATCGTGAAAACTTGGAGGAATCGTCTCCCTGTCATCGCCGACGATTTAACCCACTGGAACGATATCTTCACGTGGAGACAGTTACATTACCAGGTTGTGGTCAGTCATTTCGAAAGCGTAACTGAAAGCAACACCGCCAATTCCATGCTGGGAGTCCACGCATCTGCACaagtatttttgtttcttataCCTTTAAGCTTAatgctttattaaatatggttGTTTTCCAGTCTATAATTCATTTCGGAAAGATTGCGAGGAAACACAAGTTGAGCAGCGTGTGTCTGGAGACGTTGAACCGTATTTACACCATACCCAGCGTCCCGATAGTCGACTGTTTCCAAAAGGTCCGACAACAGGTCAAGTGTTACTTGCAAATGGCCTCGATGAACAACAAGAACGAACTGCAAGAAGGATTGGACGTTATCAATCACACCAAAGTGCAGTTCTTCCAAAAGGAAATGACTGCCGAGTTTTACGCCTTGAAAGGAATGATGTATCATTTAAGTAGTAAGTTTTTCACAACTTTTAACATATCTGAACAATTTGCAAAACTGTGTTAATTTTGTAGACAAGTCGGACGAGGCAAACAAGGCGTTTTCCGCAGCGGTACAAATGCACGACACTTCGACCAAAGCTTGGGCTTTGTACGGCGATTATTTAGAACAAGTCTTCACACGCGACCAAAAACAAATCAACTTGGGAGTGAACGCCATGACTTGTTTCTTGCACGCCTGTCGTCAACAAAACGAATCGAAAGCCCGCAAATATCTTGCCAAAGTTCTGTGGCTTCTAAGCTACGACGACGAGAAAGGAAGCCTGATGGAAGCGTTAGATAAATATGCGGTCGGAGTACCTCCTATAATGTGGCTCCCGTGGACGCCGCAACTTTTAAACCTTCTAGTACAGTACGAAGGGGGCGTGatcattaatttgttgatGCAAGTCGGCAGGATGTTCCCACAGGCCGTCTACTTCCCGATCAGAACGTTGTACTTGACTCTGAGGAGTGCCACACAAAGAAACAAGGCCAATCCAACTGGAACTCAGGTATGTGGAATTCGTTTATATTTAAGTCGAGTCCTTAAacgtttgttattgttgtgttaaCGCAGCAACAGCAGCCGGATAGTCAGAGTGAAACTGTCCAGCAGCAACAGGGTAACGTGTCTGCGCAGACCGAACCTCCTCAAACGGTGAGCAAAAGCTCCCTTCCCTGTTCACTCTCACGTAAAATcttatttcatataaacataatgatttgttgttttatgttGTAGCAGGCACAAGAGGGAGGACAAACGGACGGTCAGCAACAACAGTCGGCGGGTGCGGAGAACGGACAGACTGCCCAAGCCACTCCCTCCGTCTCCTCGGCCTCCGACACTATTAAAGCTACGCCCGGCATGGTCAGGTGCTCCAAAATCATGAAGATGCAACGGGATATTCACACCACAGTTCTTTCTAGTCTGGAAGGCATCGCCGTACAAGTACGTAcactgttaattattttattgttacatttttgtcTAATCTGTGTTGTTGCAGATGGAATGGTTCAGGGAGTGTTGGTATGAAGAAGTTTTAAGACAATTGCGTCAAGGACTTACTAAATGTTACGCCATCGCTTTCGAGAATCGTGAAAACGTGAAGGATGCCAAAATTACGCCTCACATATTAAACTTTGTCAAGAAACTTATTACCACTTTTGGCATTGGCGTTGGTAAGTTTTTACAAGGAATCAAATAACACAACAGTaaactaaaaatcaattatatttttagaaaacataCATTCATCGAGTAACATAACGTTTAATTCGGCCGCATCGGAAAGTTTGGCCAGACGAGCCGAAGCCACCTACCAAGACCCAGTTTTCAAAGAAATGAAACAGGAATTTAGTAAAGATTTCGACTTCTCCCATTCCAACTCCTGCAGGCTGCACACGTTAATTTTCAAACTGAAAAAGTGGATTAAAATCCTCGACAAACGTTCGAAAATGCTTCTGCAATCGTTCCTGATTGAGGAAAAGTGTAGGTTCTTGTCGAATTTCACTTTAAAGACTGCAGAAGTGGAATTACCGGGAGAGTTTTTACTGCCGAAACACAATCATTACTTTGTCAGGATTGCTAGGTTCATGCCACGCGTTGATGTTGTGCAAAAACACAACGCTTCAGCCAGAAGATTGTATATTAGAGGGCACAACGGTAAAATATATCCGTATTTAGTTGTTAACGATTCCGGACTGGCTGATGCGAGACGTGAGGAACGAGTTTTACAGTTGCTACGGATGTTAAATCACTGCTTAGGAAAACAAAAGGTATTTCCAGCACATTTTTCTGTTAGAAAAATAACCCAGTcgattttattggtttttagGAAACGTCACGAAGGTTTTTACATTATACAGTACCCAGAGTTGTGGCAGTTTCTCAGCAAATTCGTCTCGTGGAAGATAATCCGGCCTCTATTTCTCTCCTGGATGTTTTCAAAAAAGGCTGCGCCAAACTAAGTAAggtttatcattaatttttaaagaaagtaattttaattgaaacgtaAATCATTTTCAGACATCGAACACGACGATCCAATTCACTATTTTTACGATAGACTGGCTAATGTACAAAGCAGAGGTATAAAAGCAAGCCATCAAGTTTTCAGGGACATTTTGAAGGGTGTGCAAACGACGATGGTTCCCAGAACGGTCCTGAAACAGTGGGCCGTTCAAACTTTCCCTAATGCCACCGATTATTggcaatttagaaaaatggtaagttataataaatataccgtTATTTCCATCAAAAATTAACTGTCTTGTTTTTTAGTTCACTTTGCAACTGGCTCTGGCGTGCTTCGCCGAGTACGTTTTACATTTGACGAGACTGAATCCGGACATGATGTATTTGCATCAGGATTCCGGGATGATGAacatttcttactttaaatTCGACGTAGATGATGGTATAAATCAATTCAACACTTCTATTGGTGCACAGACCTAATCGATACAATTTTTAGGAGAATTAGACACGACCAGACCTGTACCGTTTAGACTCACCCCgaatattatagaatatttatctTCAATAGGGATAAACGGACCTTTGACGGCTTCGATGATCGCAACAGCCAGATGTTTCGTCTATCCCAActtcaaagtaaattttattttaattttcatgtgtCAAACTTACTTTTTTGAAACGTTTTTGTAGGTAACAGCcattttaaaaccaattttgAGGGACGAAATGGTTTTGTCTCGAATGAAAAAACCAGAGGACGCGACGCAAGTTGATAAGTTGACTGATAGCGAACAGATAGTCAACATGGTCAACAAGGCTGTGACTTCAATAAGCAGTCGATTGAATAATTTAGCTCTGTTTGACGGAGTTGAAAGCAAAGTAggtgttttaattgttgttcggttgaagaaattattaataaaaaaaatcaatgtttcAGGTGGGAACATTAGTGGCGGCGGCGAGCAGTCATGATAACTTGTGTAGAATGGATCCAGCATGGCATCCATGGTTGTAGAATTTTTATGGTTAcagtattatgattttttaaaagttaaatatttttgtaattaattttaaacaaatatattgtacatattaattaaattggggttttattaagtaaaacaaacagcagttataaaaaacatataattaattaatcaattacaaAACAGGAAAATAAGATCTCACTTGACACtgttcaataataatcaaCAGATTTtgcgaaaaaattaaataatagtctTTATTCTTCTTTCATCATTGACCAcaataacagtaataaatgTTACACAACTCTTCTGACTTCAAAGAACCTTTTCAAGTAGTAAACTTGTCCCATTGTCATTGCAATTAGGATCAGCGCTTCGAAAAACGACCACATTACAACTCTAGAATTTGTACTTTCGTTGATGCTCCTGTGAATTCTATCACGTACTTGCATATATTCCTGCTCTTGTTTAACTCCAGTGAGTGAtcctacaaaatataaaaattaattgaaatatacctGAAAATATATAGGAGATGATTACCGCTAAGTTCCCTGATCATTTCTTCAAGTTTGTTGGTGTTCTCCCCTTCTTGAGCTTCAGGTTTGTGCGGCTCCCCAATGGCCATATTGAACATGACAACTTTCGGAGTCATTGTGGACATCTTATTTGAGAAACAGTACGTATATATTCCAGCAGTGTGGGCAGCGAACGTGTATTTGCCCGAGGACTCTCGCACGCCCTCGTAAATAACTTTGTGGTCGGGCCCCAGGATGCGCACGTCTATGTCTAAAAAGCCGCCCTCCGCTATTTCGAACGTCAAGCCTAAAAACTCAACCCAATTAATGGGAATGTGAGAGGAAAACGGTGTGGAATTTACCCATTCTGGTTCCAGCGTCCACTTTATCAAAGAAACATTCTTCCGCGTCGGCGTCCACAGTAATGAAATACGCGTAACCATTGGAGAAAATTGTGGCGAGAACGgccgaaattaaaaatagtttgtctagcatttttttttaataaatatgtacaaaaatattgtctCCTTCAGCCACGTAGAGGTTACTTTTCTATTTGACACATTTGACAACACGAAACTCAACTGTCAAATTTGCTCCATCTATACTTTCTTACTAGAATCTTcgaattaagataaaatttagattttatttttaaatttaaaaaaataaaactaaagatttcttaatttattttaattctaataatttttgtaaatagaaattaagtaGATTTAAacgagtaataaaaatttaaataattaatttttgtaaacctaatataagtttggaggttatgtaaataatctgttttgtttgtttgtcaacaattagataaatattaaacaatgaacgaaataaataataaaaatgtgtgtagAACTTGCTTAGATAACAACCCCAATTTAGATTTATCCATTTTAAATAAGGAATTGAACgtgaattacataaatatcatAAGTTATTGCACTTCTGTGGAAGTTTGCGTAGAAAATTCACCAAAAATATGCCAGAAATGCGAAAATCTACTTGTAGGTTTTTACAAGTTCAAACTGAACGTTATCGAAATCGATCGGAAGTTCAaggaacaattaaaaatcgtGCCGAAACTAGAGCCAGAAATTGAAATTCACGAGGACGAAAACGACGATCGGAACGATGAGGATTTCGCCCCGGAAAAGCATAcaaagtcaaaaaataaaaaaccgtGTCAGTGCGAAGTTTGCGGTAAAGTGTTGAGCTCCAAGAGCAACTTGCAGATGCACATGAAGAGCCACAGTGGTGAGAAACCTTTCAAGTGTGAATATTGTAGTAAAACCTTCACCAGGGCCAAACATTTGGCTGTTCATCGTAGAGTGCACACAGGTAAACACAGGTATTTCCAATGTGTTGTTGGGTTGTTCTAATGTGAATCGTTTTTGTTTCAGGTGAACGGCCGTACGAATGTAAGTATTGTCAAAAGCGTTTTGCGCAAATTTCCACTCTACAGAATCACGTGAGGATTCACACGGGGGAAAAGCCGCACATGTGCAGCGTTTGTGGGAAAGCCTTCACCCAATACCAAACGCTAAACTATCATTTAAAAACGCACACGGGCGAGACTCCATTCAAATGCGAAGTTTGCCAAAAAGCCTTTGCTCATCAAGGAAACTTGAACATACACATGAGGTAGAAATCTTTTCCCTTTTCCCCAATTACaaagcaaattaattaatctacgACGATTTAGGTTTCATAAAAACGAACGGCCCTACGAATGTAAAATATGCAACGGTAGATTTTTCACGAGCAGCCACCTGAGTGTGCACATGAAACACCATTTGGGCGTGAAGGCGCACCAGTGCACGGTTTGTGGCAAGGCTTTTGTCAGGAGCGAAGGACTGAAGGACCACATGGTCATGCACACCGGCGAGAAACCGTTCGGATGCAAACTGTGTCCCAAACGATACACGCAGAGCAGCCATTTGAATAGGCACATGAAAACGcacaataaaacttaaattatttatacctaATGTCCGATTTctaatagattcaatagattcaacaCATAGAATTATATCATATAAGAagtatctttttatatttttataaataaatattttatactttgtaGATGTAGATGTGATTCTTTAcccaacttattttatttttcagaacaATGAAACTGAAACGAAAGTCCGTTTAAATAATccatcttattaatatttatacaaaaactgAATTCTTatgttatttacaaaatcattttaaatctagtttaacaaattacaacagcacataattaataatcatcatGAGTAATTTGAGTCCAATAAGAATGAAAACGCCGACTAGACAATAATGCGCAACCATAACTTTGTATAGTTTAACGTATCCTTTAGGAATCGTTTCCAGTGGATCCTTGAGCAGATAAACCCGAGCGCCTCGGACGTACGTGTAAAAGTACGCGTCCCACGACAGATTTTTCATGGTGAATTCGAACAAGTCGCGGTCCGGTTTCTTCATCGTCTTCCACAGTCGCTGTGTGTTGCAGTTTTTGAAGTCCCACTCGCGAAGGCAAAAGTAAGAGATGACGTTCGagaatttgttgattttttggtaACCTTTCACCAGActgcaaaataattatgtgtgAGAGTTTTTAAACGGTGGTAAAGGTAAATTATGTGTCTGTCGACTTACAGAGGTTTTTTACCGATGCAAACGGCTGCGAAATCGATTATGTGCGCCGGTATTGTTTGGAAAAAGAACACCGCCAACGTGTGCAGGAACAAATTCGGTCTGATTGCGAAAAAGTAATGCCACAGAATCATCTCCGATGGAATTTGTTTCGAGTGTTTTTCGCTCAGCTCCTTGAAGTTGTCTGCGAAACAATAAACCGTATCAATGTAAcggttatatttttgaaaacaatcAATCAGTTACTTACTCCAAGTTATCGGCCTTTCAGGCGTGCACACGTAATTGTAAATCGGTATTTGTTTGTCTTCCTTGGTCTCTTCATTTTGCGTTTCTTGATTTGCGTTCAGTGTtc carries:
- the LOC109604200 gene encoding transcription-associated protein 1 isoform X1, yielding MQSASVAAAADPHVTQMNEIMSYVTALGDPNCTDDSKLKAAQKISKNFEVILSSTHYPHFLDHSVKIFLKILEVGKPHFIAEYNIQQVRKLILEMLYRLPTNEQLRPYVKPILLLMLKLLEIDNEENVLVCLKIIIELHKQYRPQFSVEIQRFLRFVKTIYSELPNHMDKIFEPRPPIKVKDLNELNIEELLKETFTMTTIQTEVKNDEGNAIAYYLIPKAVLSLKVLQELPIIVVLMYQLYKQSVHQDVSDFIPLIMNTITLQPTLEQRQAETFNKEIFVDFMGAQIKTLSFLAYIIKLYQEVVQNHAPMMVQGMLGLLTLCPMEVAHLRRELLIAARHILATELRNQFVPHMERLFDEDILLGRGWTTHESLRPLAYSTLADLVHHVRQQLPLSDLTKAVHLFSKNVHDDSLATTIQTMSCKLLLNLVECIRHSSENSSEGRELLMRMLEVFVLKFKTIAKIQLPILISKCEQRQQQYQQQQQQQTAETVKTEEGVTTKQNVAEQLESALASTQPANPPEKEKASRFGFPQNNNHNVADYRSLVKTLVCGVKTIAWSLPSCKIQTPTGQALIATKHFQPHETLVFVRLVKWALKALDIYTLNVTPPNAAGPQRLNQQNVRTKEEKEVLEHFSGVFSTMNPQTFHEIFSTTIEYVVERVYKNPNLQTVPSTLLANPATSPIFATVLVEYLLERMEEMGSNMDRSNLYLRQFKLVFGSVSLFAQENENMLRPHLHQIVNRSMELAMSAAEPYNYFLLLRALFRSIGGGSHDLLYQEFLPLLPNLLEGLNRLQSGLHKQHMKDLFVELCLTVPVRLSSLLPYLPMLMDPLVSALNGSQVLISQGLRTLELCVDNLQHDFLYEHIQPVRADLMQALWRTLRNNDQVAQVAFKVLGKFGGGNRKMMIEPQKLDYVASDYDPPAIIAQFHDQEQAIEFPVQKIIETAFNALKQSNTDPFYRKQAWEVINCYLTASRNHDDDRATLVKLFLHPSFKDPKTVSQIKGSTYKSIYAQARETHQTALTGMFVGAAIKELRQSVIQALFSVVRHYTMVAVAQQSGAFAQQPRPNRQVALDPLVLVDALAVIMGHEERELCKPGQLGLVLIVDTATDLLGSREMACRLPLVEYLAEKMCGLCYERAWYAKLGGCIAIKFMFERCALKWVYEHMFTFLKALLFVMMDLTGEVSNGALDMAKENLKRMLCVLVEPPPATADQQTKDLQNDALQKVTHELVRQVTSPHTMVREQSMASLRLLAEKQEKSVTEVMEPFKEVLADMVPPKKHLLRHQPAIAQMGLMDGNMFCTTLTPRLFTIDVNIKEHKNFIDDLKHLCDTEETKLNTFACYKSITNFIPLKSSALRVLSACHYIESQRESIFQVLYRALEKPNGELQETAFQCIKKFIAGYTIDTDLVKSIVRPLLWTLGDVKNLTLNRVKMLSYLTQLFPLVFNEKLCEQLLEILKQMLQNLTATHKNQQYRQYTCPSTQRIFIRASTGISKKGDEEQKIVTIISIFHQTPAASSKFITQLCQLILQTEQAMLIEASSPFREVLMKFLLRYPLETLDMFLDDNFVKEKQYNRYLEYLLKHKEGKVFKDQLIQQRMKRVITMSMAVLEPSHAHVNLSLAHRNQMQFQAIKIVTALAKEDDSWLNQHTDLLAAFRRIWCDDAYHERHKNVEDMEYAHWREPKLLAKILLKFFVHFPKDIDLLFQLLRAFTERFIPEFQFLKEFLENTVAQSYTVDWKRQAFFRFVELFPTNEMSQELKSKVLQLILIPSFAHSFEKGETNKLIGGPPMPYQDSADNVVSVFINRLIDPDPNNPFPWADCVRISLLQFSCLLVEQASPHIHDHDANNKTQGFKKLRRLMTFAWPCLMGENCVDPATRYHGHLLLSHIINKFAIHKKIILQVFHGLLKAHAVEARNVVRQALEILTPSMPLRMDEEMLTHWTKKIIVDEGHSMQQLFHILQLVVKHYKVYYTVRHDLVQHMVNSIQRLGFSPTATLEHRKLAVELAEVIIKWELYGIKEESEITEATETVVTPMKRPASEEGGGPEVKRRMSAQPGTSAAPATVKVEPGTENSIEKAHIETVLNFLLRLACQVNDATPPNPQNQGTSSPGELLSRRCVILLKTALKPELWSRPVDLKLAFFDKILLTVETPNPNVANICTALEVLTYLLTVLKKEQILASFKMLQRGISACIQTQISKIIKLVHNLLTKLMSMFPMERTATNASSKYDELDGLYLNVGKVISEGLSKFEKMDNPSNFFSTVMILKAACINNHSYIDLLITPFMASLQRLAKEHLQPSTNESGALISELLILCLDLVKTRVVVMGGEMRKNFIGTILVGLIEKSPDNKVMKAITKMLEEWMKCRNIVTINQAPSLREKSILLVKLMQYVEKRFPDDQELNAQFLELINYVYTDRQFKNTELTSKLEAAFLAGLRCNQPAIRAKFFRVFDDSMRRRLHDRLLYIVCSQNWEAIGSHYWIKQCIELLLVTAIGHTPIKMSHESSILPSVTSVVVHGDKQKKEEFQTYTQQESWWNLLETVEVKEEVVDMDLSVSQTEAGSQEEKTPASRAETITKMINKHYEFIEVSRNVSTNQFLVAASQLCHMDTNLAEQVWLALFPRLWAILEEEQRSFLTGEILPFLTSGSHIVQKDCHPSAINTFVEALCRCNPPVQLAPPVMKYIGKSHNLWHRMALGLEQMAYDNGSNVKPSNPASCYDFESDQSKNELVHSLAELYSLLCEEDMWAGVWQKHAYYKETGIAVAYEQHGFFEQAQAAYEAAMNKYKQDTNAGPVPAHTQREVLLWNQQWIRCAKELNQWEIIVEYAKNPLFYDALLLLDSAWRTTMPNWDLMKEALSCVEYSCPKELGWKVTMYGGFLLICQPDETKPLKFVERYVETASALCLNEWRRLPTIVSHIHLPYLQAAQQIMELHEAFQIHKGLTQRHQTSVHDMKAIVKTWRNRLPVIADDLTHWNDIFTWRQLHYQVVVSHFESVTESNTANSMLGVHASAQSIIHFGKIARKHKLSSVCLETLNRIYTIPSVPIVDCFQKVRQQVKCYLQMASMNNKNELQEGLDVINHTKVQFFQKEMTAEFYALKGMMYHLSNKSDEANKAFSAAVQMHDTSTKAWALYGDYLEQVFTRDQKQINLGVNAMTCFLHACRQQNESKARKYLAKVLWLLSYDDEKGSLMEALDKYAVGVPPIMWLPWTPQLLNLLVQYEGGVIINLLMQVGRMFPQAVYFPIRTLYLTLRSATQRNKANPTGTQQAQEGGQTDGQQQQSAGAENGQTAQATPSVSSASDTIKATPGMVRCSKIMKMQRDIHTTVLSSLEGIAVQMEWFRECWYEEVLRQLRQGLTKCYAIAFENRENVKDAKITPHILNFVKKLITTFGIGVENIHSSSNITFNSAASESLARRAEATYQDPVFKEMKQEFSKDFDFSHSNSCRLHTLIFKLKKWIKILDKRSKMLLQSFLIEEKCRFLSNFTLKTAEVELPGEFLLPKHNHYFVRIARFMPRVDVVQKHNASARRLYIRGHNGKIYPYLVVNDSGLADARREERVLQLLRMLNHCLGKQKETSRRFLHYTVPRVVAVSQQIRLVEDNPASISLLDVFKKGCAKLNIEHDDPIHYFYDRLANVQSRGIKASHQVFRDILKGVQTTMVPRTVLKQWAVQTFPNATDYWQFRKMFTLQLALACFAEYVLHLTRLNPDMMYLHQDSGMMNISYFKFDVDDGELDTTRPVPFRLTPNIIEYLSSIGINGPLTASMIATARCFVYPNFKVTAILKPILRDEMVLSRMKKPEDATQVDKLTDSEQIVNMVNKAVTSISSRLNNLALFDGVESKVGTLVAAASSHDNLCRMDPAWHPWL